The genome window TGGGCAGGTGGCGATCGTCTTTCCGCTGATCGTGGCCGCGCCGCATTATTTCTCCGGCGCGATCACGCTGGGCGTCCTGATGCAGATCGCCTCGGCCTTCGGCCAGGTGCAGGGCGCGCTGTCGTGGTTCGTGGACGGCTATGCCTCGCTGGTGGGCTGGCAGGCCGCCGCCAACCGCCTGCTGGATTTCCAGTCGGCGCTGGGCGCGGCCGAGGCCGAGCAGGCGGCGCGCGACGGCCTGCTCGGCATCGCGCTGGTCGAACGGGACCGCGCGCCAGCGCTTGGCGCCATCACCGCCGCCGGACTGGTGCTGGCCCTTCCCGGCCGGAACGAACGGCGGCCGTTGACCGATCCGTTCTCGATGACCGTGCGGCCGGGCGAACGGGTGCTGGTGACCGGTCCATCGGGCGCGGGCAAGAGCGTGCTGTTCCGCGCCATGGCCGGCATCTGGCCCTACGGCCGCGGCACCATCGAACGCCCCGCCGATGCGCGCACCCTGTTCCTGCCGCAGCGCAGCTACGTCCCCTCCGGCACGCTTGCCGCCGCGCTCGACTACCCCTCGCCGCCGGGCACCCACGACGACGCTACCCTGGCCGCCCTGCTGCGCGACTGCCGGCTGGAGCGGCTGGCCGGCCTGCTGCAGCGGCGCGACAACTGGGGGATGCGGCTGTCGCCGGGCGAGCAGCAGCGCCTGGCCTTCGCCCGCGCCATCCTGCAGCAGCCCGACTTCCTGTTCCTGGACGAGGCGACCTCGGCGCTGGACGAGGAAACCGAGGCCGCCATGTATGCCCTGCTGGTCGAACGCCTGCCGCGCGCGGCCATCGTCAGCATCGCCCACCGCAGCACGGTCGCGCGCTGGCATGGCCGGCATCTGCGCTACCGGCCGGTGCACGCGGCGGGGGACGAACCGCGCTACCTGCCGGCGGACGAAACGCTGCCGCAGCCCGCTTAGGCGGCCGCGTCCCTGGCCTGGGCCGCCACCCGCTCGAACGCCGCCCGCAGCACGGCCAGCGCCGGCTTGTCGACGTCCGCGCGGCGGCAGACGAAGGCGATCTGGCGGCGGGGCCCGCCGCGCCCCAGCGACAGTTCGCGGAAGCGGTAGGCCTTGCGCAACGGGTCGTAGGGCTGCGGAATGATGGAGACCCCCAGTCCCGCCGAGACCATCGCGATGATGGCGTGGCTGGACAGGAGATCGATGCGGCTCTTCATGCGCGGATGCAGGCGGTGCACGTATTGCGCGGCGATGCGGCCGCCGGTGGAGGTCTTGTCGAAGCGTATCCAGTCATGGCCGCGCAGCAGTTGCTCGACCGTGTCGCCCCGCGCGTCGGGCGGCGCCACCAGCACCATGGTTTCGTGCATCAGCGTCTGCCAGTGCAGCCGGCTCGATCCGCCCGATTGCGGCCGCACCAGCACCGCGGCGTCGATGGCGCCGTCGCGCAGCTCGCCCAGCAGCCGCTCCGAGCGGCCCCGGGCCAGGTGCACGTCCAGTTCGGGATAGTCCGATTGCAGCACCTTCATCGCCATGGGCAGCAGCGTGGCCTGGATGGAATCGATGGTGCCCAGCGCGACCTTGCCGGACACCCGGGTCTGGCGCCGCGCGCGCAGGGTCTCCAGCGATTCCAGCGTGCCCTGGACCAGCGCCGCGAGTTCGTGGGCGAACGGCGTGGGGCGCGCCCGGCGCGCCGCGCGGTCGAACAGGGGCTGACCGAAATGCTGCTCCAGGTACTTGATGTGCTGGCTGACCGCCCCGGGGGTCAGGTTCACCTCTTCGGCAGCGGCCGCGAAAGTGCCTCGGCGCAGGACGGCGCAAAGGGTCTGCAGGAATTCCAGTTTCATTAGATTTCCTAAACTGACGTATCACGAAAAATCGCTTTTCGTAGTTTATCGAGTGTCTAGAATCCTCCGGATAATCATGACAGGAGACACCCGTGAAGACCGTCCCGCCCACCCCTGATCTGCCCCTTTTCCGTCCCGGCCGCCGCGCGGCCTGCCTGGCCGCGGCGCTTGCCTGCGCCGGACCGGCGCAGGTGCTGGCCCTGGAAGCCTTTCCCGCCCGGCCGGTCACGCTGATCGTGCCCAATCCGCCCGGCGGCTCCAACGACGTGTTCGCCCGCGCGATCGGCAAGCGCCTGGGCGACGCGCTGGGCCAGCCGGTGGTGGTGGACAACAAGGCCGGCGCGGGCGGCAGTGTGGGCGCGGGGCTGGCTGCGCGCGCGCAGCCGGACGGCTACACGCTGCTGTTCGTGTCGTCCACCTACACCACCAACGCCGCCATCCAGACCGGCCTGCCGTTCGATCCGGTGCACGCGTTCACGCCGGTCGCCATGGTGGCCAAGGGACCGATGATCCTGACGGTGAACAACGACCTGCCGGCCAAGACGCCGCAGGAGCTGCTCGCGCTGGCGAAAAGCCAGCCGGGCAAGCTGAACTACGCCAGTTCGGGGGTGGGCAGCATCAACCACTTCGCCACCCACCAGTATGCCCAGGTGGCGGGCGTGCAGATGACGCACGTCCCGTACAAGGGCATGGCGCCGGCCATCAACGACCTGATCGGCGGGCACATCCAGGTGCTGATCGCCAGCGGCCCGTCCATCCTGCCCACCGTGAAGGCGGGCAAGGTGCGCGCGCTGGGCGTAACCAGCGCCACGCCCTCGGCGGTGGCGCCCGGGCTGGCGCCGCTGGCCGCCACCGGCGCGCCGGGCTACGAGTCGGGACTGTGGTGGGGCATCCTGGCACCCGCGGGCACGCCGGCCCCGGTCGTGGCTCGCCTGAACACCGAGATCAATCGTATCCTGGGCCAGGACGAGATCAAGGACCTGCTGCTGCGCGAAGGCGCCGAGCCCGACCCCAAGACGGCGGACGCGTTCGGCGCTCAGCTGCGGGGCGACATCGAGCAATGGCGCCGCATCGCCCAGCAGGCGAACATCAAGGCGGAGTGATGGCATCGTTGAAGCAACGCGGTTACGAACCCGGCGCGGGCGGCCCGCTGTCGG of Pigmentiphaga sp. H8 contains these proteins:
- a CDS encoding ABC transporter ATP-binding protein/permease, coding for MPRPDAPAADTGPAPRDIRGQLRLGATWRLLKPYWVSGDRRAALGMLALVVGLNLALVAANVWLTNWNRVFYNALEARDFAAFKLQLAHFCVIAAAFIVIAIMKQFYTMMLEMRWRTWLTGEWLQRWTSGQAYYRVEQAHGADNPDQRLAEDLRTVASTSLTLSLGLLNSVVTLLSFVTLLWTISGPLVFALGGRTVSIPGYMVWFAVLYAVAGSWLTHRIGKPLIGLSFRQEQTEADFRYALMRLRENAEGVALYGGEPAERAGLRGSFDHIRENWRGLMIYTRRLVFVNSGYGQVAIVFPLIVAAPHYFSGAITLGVLMQIASAFGQVQGALSWFVDGYASLVGWQAAANRLLDFQSALGAAEAEQAARDGLLGIALVERDRAPALGAITAAGLVLALPGRNERRPLTDPFSMTVRPGERVLVTGPSGAGKSVLFRAMAGIWPYGRGTIERPADARTLFLPQRSYVPSGTLAAALDYPSPPGTHDDATLAALLRDCRLERLAGLLQRRDNWGMRLSPGEQQRLAFARAILQQPDFLFLDEATSALDEETEAAMYALLVERLPRAAIVSIAHRSTVARWHGRHLRYRPVHAAGDEPRYLPADETLPQPA
- a CDS encoding LysR family transcriptional regulator: MKLEFLQTLCAVLRRGTFAAAAEEVNLTPGAVSQHIKYLEQHFGQPLFDRAARRARPTPFAHELAALVQGTLESLETLRARRQTRVSGKVALGTIDSIQATLLPMAMKVLQSDYPELDVHLARGRSERLLGELRDGAIDAAVLVRPQSGGSSRLHWQTLMHETMVLVAPPDARGDTVEQLLRGHDWIRFDKTSTGGRIAAQYVHRLHPRMKSRIDLLSSHAIIAMVSAGLGVSIIPQPYDPLRKAYRFRELSLGRGGPRRQIAFVCRRADVDKPALAVLRAAFERVAAQARDAAA
- a CDS encoding tripartite tricarboxylate transporter substrate binding protein, translating into MKTVPPTPDLPLFRPGRRAACLAAALACAGPAQVLALEAFPARPVTLIVPNPPGGSNDVFARAIGKRLGDALGQPVVVDNKAGAGGSVGAGLAARAQPDGYTLLFVSSTYTTNAAIQTGLPFDPVHAFTPVAMVAKGPMILTVNNDLPAKTPQELLALAKSQPGKLNYASSGVGSINHFATHQYAQVAGVQMTHVPYKGMAPAINDLIGGHIQVLIASGPSILPTVKAGKVRALGVTSATPSAVAPGLAPLAATGAPGYESGLWWGILAPAGTPAPVVARLNTEINRILGQDEIKDLLLREGAEPDPKTADAFGAQLRGDIEQWRRIAQQANIKAE